In the Cydia splendana chromosome 2, ilCydSple1.2, whole genome shotgun sequence genome, one interval contains:
- the LOC134802116 gene encoding F-box/LRR-repeat protein 14, producing the protein MSAWTEEMLSWRDERLGLTELPSTTRRKHRSAPYRLHRPHLPVPYVPEPVPEPQGTHISRLYPELLALIFERLPVRDRGRAAQVCRAWRDAADRRSVWRGVEAALHLRRPAPVLFASLARRGVRKLQVLSLRRGLRDAVASLPGLESLSLSGCYSVTDAALASAFAAELPALRRLDLSLCKQVTDSSLGRIAQSLKNLEELELGGCSNVTDTGLLLIAWGLRKLRRLNLRSCWHVNDAGIAHLCGGGEARGTPELEHLGLQDCQRLTDEALKHTATGLPKLQSINLSFCVAVTDAGLRHLARLPLLEDVNLRACDGVSDVGVAYLAESGRLTALDVSFCDKVGDEALSHATLGLSGLRSLSLSACRLTDEGLERVARLSQLETLNIGQCTRVTDRGLHALSDGLRNLKAIDLYGCTCITPQGLKDIMKLPRLSVLNLGLWHVR; encoded by the coding sequence ATGAGTGCGTGGACGGAGGAAATGCTGTCCTGGCGAGACGAGCGGCTCGGCCTAACGGAGCTGCCGAGCACGACGAGGAGAAAACATAGGAGCGCGCCGTACAGACTGCATCGGCCGCACTTGCCCGTGCCTTACGTGCCGGAGCCCGTTCCTGAGCCGCAGGGGACGCACATTTCGAGGTTATACCCGGAGCTCCTGGCGCTTATATTCGAAAGGCTTCCCGTACGGGACCGAGGCCGCGCCGCTCAGGTGTGCCGCGCGTGGAGGGACGCGGCTGACCGCCGGTCCGTGTGGCGCGGCGTTGAGGCCGCTCTACATCTTCGTAGACCTGCCCCTGTACTCTTCGCTTCCCTAGCCCGGAGAGGAGTTCGAAAACTACAAGTCCTGTCCCTTAGAAGAGGGCTGAGGGACGCCGTCGCGTCGCTTCCAGGCCTCGAATCGCTTTCCCTAAGCGGTTGCTATAGTGTCACAGACGCCGCTTTAGCTAGCGCATTTGCAGCGGAACTTCCAGCTTTAAGAAGATTAGACTTATCCCTATGTAAACAAGTAACAGACTCTTCCCTCGGGAGGATAGCACAATCGCTCAAAAATTTGGAGGAGCTAGAACTAGGCGGATGTTCGAATGTTACGGACACGGGCCTGCTTTTAATAGCGTGGGGATTAAGAAAGCTGCGGCGTTTGAACCTCAGATCCTGTTGGCACGTGAACGACGCGGGCATAGCGCACCTGTGCGGGGGAGGAGAGGCAAGAGGTACACCAGAGCTGGAGCATTTAGGACTACAAGACTGCCAGAGGCTGACCGACGAAGCTCTGAAACACACGGCCACCGGGCTTCCAAAACTACAATCGATCAACCTCTCCTTCTGCGTCGCCGTCACCGATGCGGGACTCAGGCATTTAGCGAGGCTTCCACTGTTAGAAGACGTGAATTTAAGGGCATGTGATGGTGTTTCCGATGTCGGTGTGGCGTATTTGGCCGAGAGCGGACGCTTGACCGCACTGGATGTGTCGTTTTGTGATAAAGTCGGTGACGAGGCTCTGTCCCACGCGACGCTGGGGCTGTCGGGGCTGCGCTCGTTATCGCTCAGCGCCTGTCGGCTGACGGACGAGGGCCTCGAGCGGGTCGCGAGGCTATCGCAGCTCGAGACGCTGAATATAGGCCAATGCACTCGAGTGACGGACCGAGGGCTGCACGCGCTGAGCGACGGCCTGCGTAACCTGAAGGCGATAGATCTCTACGGCTGTACGTGTATCACGCCGCAAGGCTTGAAAGACATCATGAAGTTGCCTCGGCTTAGTGTACTTAACCTCGGTCTCTGGCATGTGCGGTGA